The following coding sequences lie in one Vibrio sp. BS-M-Sm-2 genomic window:
- a CDS encoding cache domain-containing protein produces MPIRRHWWSKWAFRFKTMVRYRLLFLTSAPIILTLCALVAITLYWSVHYTWQGALIDVDERLDVAENSIHLIQNQQAYNVRAFAESYNFRVKLASDISKKDLTRWVSENKSRYELDFLRWRSVESMAKKLEYLNLTHKSSFFSVLSRSELNHLDRDLAKKAEVPMLNGQEVETRGLVSRTVVPVKDGNDNVIGFLDGGILLNNSTQLVDQISNLIYPQREDFNRHVGTVTVFLDDLRVSTNVPLSSEDSVGRAIGTRVSHEVHSKVLNEGKEWLDRAYVYDAWYITAYQPIHDQFNNVIGMLYTGYLIWPLIETYLTNLGEISIIIVLLLLASGLIVHRGARDLFDPIERIHKVVKLVQLGKDKRIGTLGLDDQHELTLLAKQFDKMLDLLHERNQEIQQAALELECKVHSRTASLKEKTEELELHIKLLNQARDKLVVNEKLAALGELTAGIAHEINNPTAVILGNVELMKFELGDEVGRVDEEVHAIMEQIDRIRNITRSLLQYSRHGGVQDEITWQHINPIVDESITLVKTGAKKKGIVYVSQLNARTSVEVNRNQLLQILVNLQMNAIHAMDGQGTLTISSEDWVENGVSHGAIVHVQDEGCGIKEEQLKRIFSPFYTTKRDGTGLGLSVSQSILSQTGGEIRVESEVGKGSRFSIYLQQKATPQLLVSNL; encoded by the coding sequence ATGCCGATTAGACGCCATTGGTGGTCAAAGTGGGCGTTCCGGTTCAAAACCATGGTTCGCTATCGCTTATTATTCCTAACATCTGCTCCGATCATTTTGACCTTGTGTGCACTTGTGGCTATCACTCTCTATTGGTCTGTTCATTACACGTGGCAGGGGGCACTGATTGATGTCGATGAGCGCTTAGACGTGGCAGAGAACAGTATTCACTTGATTCAAAATCAGCAGGCATACAACGTTCGTGCGTTTGCTGAGTCTTATAATTTCCGCGTCAAACTCGCGAGTGATATTTCTAAAAAGGATCTCACGCGTTGGGTTTCTGAAAACAAATCTCGCTATGAGCTCGACTTTCTGCGCTGGCGCAGTGTCGAAAGTATGGCAAAGAAACTCGAATATCTAAATTTGACTCACAAGTCTTCGTTTTTCAGCGTCTTAAGCCGTAGTGAACTCAACCATCTCGATCGGGATCTTGCTAAAAAAGCGGAAGTTCCGATGCTTAATGGCCAAGAAGTTGAGACCCGCGGATTGGTAAGTCGAACCGTTGTGCCCGTAAAAGATGGCAATGATAATGTAATTGGTTTTCTTGATGGCGGGATTTTGCTTAATAACAGCACTCAACTTGTCGACCAAATCAGCAATCTTATCTATCCCCAAAGAGAAGACTTTAATCGTCATGTCGGTACCGTCACTGTCTTCCTTGATGATCTTCGTGTGAGCACCAACGTTCCTTTAAGCAGTGAAGACAGTGTAGGGCGGGCAATAGGTACGCGAGTTTCTCATGAGGTTCACTCAAAAGTCCTGAACGAAGGCAAAGAGTGGCTAGATCGAGCGTATGTGTACGATGCTTGGTACATCACGGCTTACCAACCGATCCACGACCAGTTTAATAACGTAATCGGCATGCTGTATACCGGCTATCTAATATGGCCGCTCATCGAAACTTACCTGACTAACCTTGGCGAAATCAGCATTATCATTGTGTTGCTGTTGCTTGCTTCTGGGTTGATCGTTCACCGTGGTGCTCGGGATCTTTTCGACCCAATTGAAAGAATTCATAAAGTGGTGAAGCTCGTGCAATTGGGTAAAGACAAACGTATCGGTACGTTAGGCTTAGATGACCAACACGAGCTTACTCTGCTCGCCAAACAGTTCGACAAGATGCTAGATCTGCTGCACGAACGTAATCAAGAGATTCAACAAGCGGCGTTAGAACTCGAGTGTAAAGTTCACTCTCGTACCGCCAGTTTGAAAGAGAAAACTGAAGAACTGGAACTGCATATCAAGCTTCTCAATCAAGCCCGAGATAAGCTGGTGGTTAATGAAAAATTAGCAGCACTCGGTGAACTCACGGCAGGCATTGCTCATGAGATCAATAACCCAACGGCAGTAATTCTTGGCAATGTTGAACTGATGAAGTTTGAACTCGGTGATGAAGTGGGCCGCGTCGATGAAGAGGTCCACGCCATCATGGAGCAGATTGACCGAATCCGAAATATTACACGAAGCCTACTACAATACAGCCGGCACGGTGGCGTACAAGACGAAATCACGTGGCAGCATATCAATCCAATTGTGGATGAAAGTATTACGCTCGTAAAGACTGGCGCGAAGAAGAAAGGCATTGTGTATGTCTCGCAATTGAATGCTAGAACCTCCGTAGAAGTGAACCGAAACCAATTGCTGCAGATTCTGGTTAACCTACAAATGAATGCGATTCATGCAATGGACGGACAGGGCACGTTAACCATTTCGAGTGAAGATTGGGTTGAAAATGGCGTGTCTCATGGCGCTATCGTTCATGTTCAAGATGAAGGCTGCGGCATTAAGGAAGAGCAACTGAAACGCATTTTCTCGCCTTTCTATACCACCAAAAGAGACGGTACAGGCTTAGGTTTGTCCGTTTCTCAAAGTATCTTGAGCCAAACGGGTGGCGAGATCCGAGTTGAATCTGAGGTAGGCAAGGGAAGTCGTTTTAGTATCTACCTCCAACAAAAAGCTACACCTCAATTATTGGTGTCGAATCTCTAA
- a CDS encoding DUF2960 family protein, translated as MARTILYTYKDEDKELLFSKQEHRTIQEAVAAAEGIDITEYLKTEQQLEFISDTKAVRNYQDNYFRKLGFTKLTLKQKDNLGVGKKKK; from the coding sequence ATGGCTCGTACCATTCTGTACACTTACAAAGACGAAGACAAAGAGTTACTGTTTTCGAAACAAGAACACCGCACGATCCAAGAAGCTGTAGCTGCAGCTGAAGGTATCGACATCACTGAGTATCTAAAAACTGAGCAACAGCTTGAGTTTATTTCTGATACTAAAGCGGTTCGTAACTACCAAGATAACTATTTCCGCAAGCTTGGCTTTACTAAGCTTACGTTGAAGCAAAAAGACAACCTTGGCGTTGGCAAAAAGAAGAAGTAA
- a CDS encoding ABC transporter permease, translating to MTLWQTTIDAMNLLVSFDHELWQIVAVSFSVSLSAISLVIVPAILMAFLLAYTEFPGKWALLSVINTLQAIPTVVIGLLMYMMLSRSGPLGDWQLLFTQKAMILGQMLICFPILVAMMHGALQASDRRAVETARTLGVSTTRVACTLIWETRFPLLAATIAAFSRIVTEVGCSMMVGGNIMGMTRNIPTAIAMESHKGAFAQGVALGMVLLALALALNFFLSSVRGKGYLRT from the coding sequence ATGACCCTATGGCAAACAACGATTGATGCAATGAATCTACTAGTGAGTTTTGACCACGAATTGTGGCAAATCGTTGCGGTATCCTTCAGCGTGTCTTTGTCCGCCATCTCATTAGTGATTGTTCCTGCAATCCTTATGGCTTTCTTATTGGCTTATACCGAGTTCCCCGGGAAATGGGCTCTGCTTTCAGTGATCAACACCCTGCAAGCGATCCCTACCGTGGTTATCGGTTTGTTGATGTACATGATGCTTTCTCGCTCTGGCCCGTTAGGTGATTGGCAATTATTGTTCACCCAAAAGGCGATGATTTTAGGTCAGATGCTGATCTGTTTCCCTATTCTAGTTGCGATGATGCATGGTGCTCTGCAGGCCAGTGACCGCCGAGCGGTAGAAACAGCGCGCACACTTGGCGTATCAACAACACGCGTGGCGTGTACCTTGATTTGGGAAACACGTTTTCCTCTATTGGCTGCAACCATTGCTGCCTTTTCTCGTATCGTAACAGAAGTAGGTTGTTCAATGATGGTCGGTGGCAACATTATGGGGATGACAAGAAACATCCCAACGGCTATCGCCATGGAAAGCCACAAAGGCGCATTCGCTCAAGGTGTCGCCCTCGGTATGGTGTTATTAGCATTGGCATTAGCCCTTAACTTTTTCCTTTCCAGTGTGAGAGGAAAAGGCTATCTAAGAACTTAG
- the mobA gene encoding molybdenum cofactor guanylyltransferase MobA, with protein sequence MLLPTQTSWVILAGGQASRMSGKDKGLVELNGSPLIQYVINKLSQQDVSITINANRNLDSYKAFAPVVSDSFPDYPGPLGGIHAGLKNANTDWVGFVPCDSPQISDDLVERFCSAVKEDSDILVAHDGEFKQPVFTLFHKRVLPKLEAFLERGDRKIILLYKECVTEYVDFSDSPNCFVNLNTPEELTQFGTLQ encoded by the coding sequence ATGCTGCTTCCAACGCAAACTAGTTGGGTTATTTTGGCTGGCGGACAGGCCAGTCGTATGAGCGGAAAAGATAAAGGACTCGTTGAGCTCAACGGTTCTCCGCTTATTCAATACGTTATAAACAAGCTGTCACAACAAGATGTCAGCATCACTATCAATGCCAATCGTAACTTAGACAGTTACAAAGCATTTGCTCCGGTTGTTTCCGATTCTTTCCCTGACTACCCAGGTCCGTTGGGTGGCATTCATGCTGGCCTTAAAAACGCGAACACAGACTGGGTTGGCTTCGTTCCTTGTGACAGCCCACAAATCAGTGACGACCTTGTTGAGCGTTTTTGTTCTGCAGTTAAAGAAGACAGCGACATTCTTGTCGCGCATGATGGCGAATTTAAGCAACCTGTATTCACCCTATTCCACAAGCGTGTTCTACCAAAGTTAGAAGCGTTTTTGGAACGTGGTGATCGTAAAATCATCTTGCTATACAAAGAGTGTGTCACCGAATACGTTGATTTTAGCGATTCTCCTAACTGCTTTGTAAACTTGAATACGCCAGAAGAACTCACCCAATTCGGAACGCTTCAATAA
- a CDS encoding sigma-54-dependent transcriptional regulator, protein MSLPSSSASNLNPNTLTHYQAFSVLVVDDELGMQAILKKALGKFFGKVSSAGSVEEAETLRSSEHFDLIVLDINLPGRSGIEWEEAFNDNDKRADVIFMTGYADLEMTISALKLGASDFILKPFNLEQMIQAVLRCMDKRLDQRMQYALKRDVSRHIKTELIGNSDKTKQLKLLISQFAPSRASVLIEGESGTGKELVARGVHEASKRTGPFVPINCGAIAPELLESELFGHTSGAFTGAKKNREGLFRVASGGTLFLDEIGEMPLPMQAALLRVLEQRTIRPVGSEKEIAVDVRVVAATNRNLQEEVDKGHFRRDLFYRLNVLKIDVVPLRERPSDLIELVPYFTRLLSNELGMPVPNWAHEDILAMNEYEWPGNIRELKNLVERCILLNKPPAHYWREINGDPVPASISVTVSHGAEIPNLNNADAAEGYPNTWTLKEVEKSHIEQLVSFHDGNKSAAARDLGVARKTLERKYKDWNTEGSEYAD, encoded by the coding sequence ATGTCTTTACCTAGTTCATCTGCATCCAATCTCAACCCGAACACATTGACTCACTATCAGGCGTTTTCCGTTTTGGTCGTGGATGATGAATTGGGTATGCAGGCTATCTTAAAGAAAGCACTAGGTAAGTTCTTTGGCAAGGTATCAAGCGCAGGTTCGGTTGAAGAAGCTGAAACACTACGTTCTAGCGAACATTTTGATCTCATCGTCCTTGATATCAACCTGCCAGGTCGTTCTGGTATTGAGTGGGAAGAGGCGTTTAACGACAATGACAAACGCGCCGATGTGATTTTCATGACGGGTTATGCTGATCTAGAGATGACCATATCTGCACTTAAGCTTGGTGCTTCAGATTTTATTCTTAAGCCATTCAACCTCGAACAGATGATACAAGCGGTTCTGCGTTGTATGGATAAGCGACTCGACCAAAGAATGCAGTACGCGTTAAAGCGTGATGTTAGTCGTCATATCAAGACCGAATTGATCGGCAATTCAGACAAGACCAAACAGCTCAAACTATTGATCAGTCAATTTGCACCGTCTCGAGCATCAGTTTTAATAGAAGGTGAGTCAGGTACGGGTAAAGAGTTGGTTGCGCGTGGTGTACATGAAGCCAGCAAACGCACCGGACCATTTGTACCAATCAACTGTGGTGCGATTGCCCCGGAGCTTCTCGAAAGTGAATTGTTTGGACACACCTCTGGCGCATTTACTGGTGCGAAGAAAAACCGTGAGGGTCTGTTCAGAGTCGCAAGTGGTGGCACCTTGTTCCTTGATGAAATAGGTGAAATGCCACTGCCAATGCAAGCTGCGTTGTTACGTGTGTTAGAACAAAGAACGATTCGTCCAGTCGGTAGCGAGAAGGAAATTGCCGTTGATGTACGCGTGGTGGCAGCAACCAACAGAAATCTTCAGGAAGAGGTTGATAAAGGGCACTTTCGCCGCGATCTGTTCTACCGACTCAATGTACTTAAGATTGATGTTGTGCCACTAAGAGAGCGCCCATCAGACTTGATTGAGCTTGTTCCATATTTCACTCGTCTATTGTCGAATGAACTTGGCATGCCGGTTCCCAATTGGGCACATGAAGATATCTTGGCGATGAATGAATACGAATGGCCGGGGAATATACGTGAACTTAAAAACTTAGTCGAACGATGCATTCTTTTAAACAAGCCACCAGCACACTATTGGCGCGAGATTAATGGCGATCCTGTACCGGCTAGCATTTCAGTGACGGTGTCACATGGTGCGGAAATACCAAACTTAAATAATGCAGACGCTGCCGAGGGTTACCCAAACACTTGGACACTGAAAGAAGTGGAGAAGTCTCATATAGAACAACTTGTGAGCTTCCATGACGGTAATAAATCGGCTGCTGCGAGAGATCTTGGCGTCGCTCGTAAAACCCTAGAGCGTAAATATAAAGATTGGAACACAGAAGGCTCTGAATATGCCGATTAG
- a CDS encoding bifunctional molybdopterin-guanine dinucleotide biosynthesis adaptor protein MobB/molybdopterin molybdotransferase MoeA, whose protein sequence is MKDSKQRPNLPLLGFAAYSGTGKTTVLEALLPLLTDAGLKVGVLKHAHHDFDVDKPGKDSYRLRKAGANQMLISSRNRHVMMTETPEAEADFDYLLTRFNTNTLDLILVEGCKNIAFPKIELHRDEVGKPWLYPNDDNIIAIAADSQVESDLPQMAISDLEAIRDFIIDYAKSFDLASTTGKAVSCSSSKDAAPAVCCDSFSPAGLTVTQGQQKIVDSIDAIDLTESVELLQGYGRVLAEDVISPINVPQNTNSAMDGYAIRSEDLALDSYNIVAEVMAGHNYEQTVQQGEAVKIMTGAPMPEGVDVVVMREQAVQDGDKVSFPDAKISVGQNVRMAGEDLEIGQPVFTRGTRIEAPEMGMMASLGFGTCPVLRKVKVGVFSTGDEVQAPGSEQKPNSIYDSNRFTIIGMLQKLGCDIVDYGIIEDDEQKMMDVLHSASLETDMVLTSGGVSVGDADYIKLALDKLGEINFWRINMRPGRPLAYGKIENKPFFGLPGNPVAVMVSFINFVEPAIRKLQGQTNWTPVKANAVATEQLRSRQGRTEFSRGVFSMNESGVLEVKTTGKQGSGILRSMSEANCLIEISPAVDTVKVGETVTIIPLQGRV, encoded by the coding sequence ATGAAAGATTCAAAACAACGCCCTAACCTTCCTTTATTGGGCTTTGCTGCTTATAGCGGTACAGGTAAAACGACCGTACTTGAAGCCTTGTTACCTTTGTTAACCGACGCAGGTTTAAAAGTTGGCGTTCTTAAACACGCTCACCATGATTTCGATGTCGATAAGCCGGGTAAAGACAGCTACCGCCTACGCAAAGCAGGCGCGAATCAAATGTTGATCAGCTCTCGTAACCGTCACGTGATGATGACAGAAACGCCAGAAGCCGAAGCGGACTTTGATTACCTGCTTACACGTTTCAATACCAACACGTTAGACTTAATTCTGGTTGAAGGCTGCAAGAACATCGCCTTCCCTAAGATTGAGCTTCACCGCGACGAAGTGGGTAAACCTTGGCTTTATCCAAATGATGACAACATTATTGCTATCGCCGCAGACAGCCAGGTTGAATCCGATCTGCCACAAATGGCGATCAGCGACTTAGAAGCGATTCGTGATTTCATCATCGATTACGCGAAGTCCTTTGACCTTGCCTCTACAACAGGCAAAGCAGTGTCATGCTCGTCTTCAAAAGACGCTGCGCCAGCTGTTTGTTGTGATTCGTTCTCTCCTGCAGGATTAACTGTCACTCAAGGCCAGCAAAAGATTGTTGATAGCATTGACGCGATTGATCTCACAGAGAGTGTTGAATTACTGCAAGGCTACGGCCGCGTGCTGGCTGAAGATGTTATCTCGCCAATCAACGTTCCTCAGAATACTAACTCTGCAATGGACGGTTATGCGATCCGTAGTGAAGATCTAGCTCTGGACAGCTACAATATCGTGGCTGAAGTCATGGCGGGTCACAACTACGAGCAAACCGTTCAACAAGGTGAAGCGGTTAAGATCATGACAGGCGCACCAATGCCAGAAGGCGTTGATGTCGTTGTGATGCGCGAACAAGCTGTTCAAGATGGCGATAAAGTTAGCTTCCCTGATGCTAAAATATCCGTAGGACAAAATGTCCGTATGGCAGGTGAAGATTTAGAAATCGGCCAACCTGTCTTTACACGTGGTACACGCATCGAAGCACCAGAAATGGGCATGATGGCGTCGTTAGGTTTTGGTACCTGCCCTGTTCTGCGTAAAGTGAAAGTAGGTGTGTTCTCTACGGGTGACGAAGTTCAAGCTCCGGGTAGCGAGCAAAAACCAAACTCTATTTACGACTCGAACCGTTTTACTATTATCGGCATGCTTCAAAAGCTTGGCTGTGACATCGTCGATTACGGCATCATTGAAGATGACGAACAAAAGATGATGGACGTGCTGCACTCTGCGTCGCTTGAAACCGATATGGTCCTGACTTCTGGTGGCGTATCTGTTGGTGATGCTGATTACATTAAGCTTGCGTTAGATAAGCTGGGTGAGATTAACTTCTGGCGTATCAATATGCGTCCAGGTCGCCCATTAGCTTACGGTAAAATTGAAAACAAACCTTTCTTTGGTTTGCCGGGCAATCCAGTTGCAGTCATGGTGTCGTTCATTAACTTTGTAGAACCAGCTATTCGTAAGCTACAAGGTCAAACCAACTGGACACCAGTGAAAGCGAACGCGGTAGCGACTGAGCAATTACGATCTCGCCAAGGTCGTACTGAGTTCAGCCGCGGAGTGTTCTCAATGAACGAATCCGGCGTGCTTGAAGTGAAAACAACCGGTAAGCAAGGTTCAGGTATTCTGCGTTCAATGAGTGAAGCAAACTGCTTAATCGAAATCTCACCAGCGGTTGATACCGTAAAAGTTGGTGAGACGGTAACGATCATTCCACTGCAAGGCCGTGTTTAA
- a CDS encoding substrate-binding domain-containing protein produces MKAIPLTIAALSIVSYTASSAEDTTHIKLATTTSTYHSGLLDYLLPEFEKDSGIKVDVLAAGTGKSLRMGENGDVDLVMTHAPKAEANFVEKGYGVLPRKLMYNDFVIVGPQNDPAKIESQKAVADVFKAIATNNVTFVSRGDDSGTHKKEMGIWAQTKMEPNFGGYRSVGQGMGPTLNMASEMQGYTMTDRGTWLAYQNKLDLKILFQGDKNLFNPYQVILVNPERYPSINYQAAKVFSDWLVNPKGQKLINDFKLHGKQLFVASAE; encoded by the coding sequence ATGAAAGCAATTCCCTTAACTATTGCAGCTCTATCTATCGTCAGTTACACGGCTAGCAGCGCGGAAGACACCACTCATATCAAGTTGGCGACAACCACAAGTACTTATCACTCTGGTCTACTGGACTACTTATTACCTGAGTTCGAAAAGGATTCTGGTATCAAGGTTGATGTTCTAGCCGCAGGTACAGGTAAATCACTTCGCATGGGCGAAAATGGTGACGTTGATTTGGTGATGACTCATGCACCAAAAGCAGAAGCTAATTTCGTGGAAAAAGGTTACGGCGTTTTACCTCGCAAGCTGATGTACAACGACTTCGTCATCGTTGGTCCACAAAATGACCCTGCGAAAATTGAATCTCAAAAAGCAGTGGCAGATGTGTTTAAAGCGATCGCGACTAATAACGTGACGTTTGTATCTCGTGGCGACGATTCAGGTACTCATAAGAAAGAGATGGGTATTTGGGCGCAAACTAAAATGGAACCAAACTTCGGTGGCTACCGAAGTGTTGGTCAAGGCATGGGCCCTACTCTGAACATGGCGTCTGAAATGCAAGGCTACACCATGACAGACCGTGGTACTTGGTTGGCTTACCAAAATAAACTGGACCTAAAAATCCTTTTCCAAGGTGATAAGAACCTATTTAACCCTTACCAAGTGATTCTTGTTAACCCTGAACGCTACCCAAGCATCAATTACCAAGCTGCGAAAGTATTCAGTGATTGGCTAGTTAACCCTAAAGGCCAGAAACTGATTAACGACTTTAAACTGCATGGCAAACAACTGTTCGTTGCAAGTGCAGAATAG
- a CDS encoding energy-coupling factor ABC transporter ATP-binding protein — MSIKITTQQISMRYKERVLFHIPELSIGPNDAIYLKGDNGVGKTTLLKILSGLIQPSSGRIQSPTQSWQQKLFPRLKFKDIIYLHQTPYLFDGSVYQNVAYGIRFNKESQKDKRAQIINALRMVGLETLADEHISVLSGGERQRVAMARAWILKPSILLMDEPSASLDKESIERLVIMAEDLLQRGASLVITSHQTNALTDLCKKQWWIKDNTLTESPLLQVIQKDKAQENIYAASNAN, encoded by the coding sequence ATGAGTATAAAAATAACAACGCAGCAAATTTCAATGCGCTACAAAGAGCGTGTTTTGTTCCACATTCCCGAATTGTCGATCGGCCCCAACGATGCCATTTATCTCAAAGGAGACAATGGTGTTGGTAAAACGACCCTACTTAAAATCTTGTCTGGATTAATTCAGCCGAGTTCTGGCCGTATTCAGTCCCCGACACAGAGTTGGCAACAGAAATTATTTCCTCGGCTCAAGTTCAAAGACATCATCTACCTGCATCAAACCCCCTATCTTTTTGATGGTTCGGTGTACCAGAATGTCGCTTATGGCATTCGCTTTAACAAAGAGAGCCAAAAAGATAAGCGAGCTCAAATAATTAATGCATTGAGAATGGTAGGTTTAGAAACCTTGGCAGATGAACACATTTCTGTGTTGTCTGGTGGTGAACGTCAACGCGTGGCAATGGCTCGAGCTTGGATTCTTAAGCCTTCAATCTTGCTTATGGATGAACCAAGTGCTTCTTTAGACAAAGAATCTATTGAAAGATTGGTGATTATGGCCGAAGATCTTCTTCAGAGAGGCGCGAGTTTAGTCATCACAAGTCACCAAACTAACGCGTTAACCGATTTATGTAAGAAGCAGTGGTGGATCAAAGACAATACTTTGACCGAATCCCCGCTTCTGCAAGTTATTCAGAAAGATAAAGCACAAGAGAATATTTATGCTGCTTCCAACGCAAACTAG
- the nagK gene encoding N-acetylglucosamine kinase has protein sequence MYYGFDVGGTKIEFGAFNEKLERVATERVPTPTDDYQLLLDTIAGLVKKYDSEFSCEGKIGLGLPGMENADDGTMLVVNVPASTGKPLRKDLEALIGRSVKIENDANCFALSEAWDDELKDEPSVAGLILGTGFGGGLVYEGKVFSGRNHVAGELGHMRLPLDAWFHLGDNAPLLGCGCGKKGCLDSYLSGRGFELIYEHYFGEKKKAIEIIQAYNEGEAKAAEHVDRFMELLAICFANLFTGLDPHVVALGGGLSNFELIYEEMPKRVPKYLLSVAKCPKIIKAKHGDSGGVRGAAFLNIK, from the coding sequence ATGTATTACGGCTTCGATGTTGGCGGCACAAAAATTGAGTTTGGTGCATTCAATGAGAAACTTGAGCGAGTAGCAACAGAACGTGTTCCAACACCAACAGATGACTATCAACTACTACTTGATACGATTGCTGGTTTAGTTAAAAAATACGACAGCGAATTCTCTTGCGAAGGCAAAATTGGCCTTGGTCTTCCTGGCATGGAAAACGCAGACGATGGCACAATGCTTGTTGTTAATGTACCGGCTTCAACAGGTAAGCCACTACGTAAAGACTTAGAAGCGCTTATTGGTCGTAGTGTAAAAATCGAGAACGATGCGAACTGTTTTGCGCTTTCAGAAGCATGGGATGATGAACTAAAAGACGAACCATCCGTAGCAGGCCTAATTCTAGGCACGGGCTTCGGTGGCGGTTTAGTTTATGAAGGCAAAGTTTTCTCTGGTCGTAACCACGTTGCGGGCGAGCTAGGCCATATGCGTCTTCCCCTTGATGCTTGGTTCCACCTTGGCGACAACGCACCGCTACTAGGCTGTGGTTGTGGCAAGAAAGGTTGTCTAGACAGCTACCTATCAGGTCGTGGCTTTGAGTTGATTTACGAGCACTACTTCGGTGAGAAGAAGAAAGCGATTGAAATCATCCAAGCATACAACGAAGGTGAAGCAAAAGCGGCGGAGCACGTAGATCGCTTCATGGAGCTATTGGCTATCTGTTTTGCGAACCTGTTTACGGGTCTTGACCCACATGTTGTTGCACTGGGTGGTGGTCTTTCAAACTTCGAACTTATCTACGAAGAGATGCCAAAACGTGTACCTAAATACCTACTGTCTGTAGCGAAATGTCCAAAGATCATCAAAGCGAAACACGGTGATTCAGGCGGCGTTCGTGGTGCTGCATTCCTTAACATTAAGTAA